A window from Salminus brasiliensis chromosome 7, fSalBra1.hap2, whole genome shotgun sequence encodes these proteins:
- the kbtbd12 gene encoding kelch repeat and BTB domain-containing protein 12, with product MDLRAKHGLALLDQLNRMREAEQLTDVVLVAEGVSFPCHRSVLAAFSPYFRVMFTCGLRESTHREVVLRDMPSQSLALLLQYMYSSKLPLTPGNVQGISVAAFLLQMDDVFGRCQIYMTEKMDASNCLGIYYYARDLGAEDLADQAQRYLRQHFTEVCLSEEVLELEPHQLGALLASDDLNVTREETILDMVMRWVRHCSIGPGLEEENRARHLPELLKKVRLPLISESYLKETLKRNTAVLADAECVQMMEDAMEAAGMPADAPPRRLKLRYGMETTDLLLCIGNDSGGIRSRYSSYSDRSFCYAPNTGRMFYITSPRYGDALGYVCAGVVTEGNDIIVAGELGARRMARQKERNVEIFKYNQEAQGSWKHLSSAEYRDSYALSSLSDNLYLIGGQMKLKNQYLITNSVDRWSLQGGPWRSAAPLPMPLAYHSVVRMKNCLYVLGGRTPQTYRTDEEPDRMSNRLLEYEPETNKWNELCPMKYSKYRCSAVALNGEIYVIGGIGCEGVDRGQSRRCLDAVEIYNPDGDFWRDGPPLPWPLLSLRSNAPNAGVVDGKLYVCGYYKGADRHDIITKDILQLDPFENEWTVVVKQAIMHDSYDVCLVANLNPRGLMPPPADLVDE from the exons ATGGATCTAAGAGCTAAGCATGGGCTGGCCTTGTTGGACCAGTTAAATCGAATGCGAGAGGCTGAGCAGTTGACAGATGTGGTGCTAGTTGCTGAAGGTGTCAGTTTTCCATGTCACCGTTCTGTCCTTGCTGCATTCAGCCCTTACTTCCGTGTCATGTTCACCTGTGGCCTGCGTGAGAGTACCCACCGAGAGGTAGTTTTGAGGGACATGCCGTCACAAAGCTTAGCCCTCTTGTTGCAATACATGTACAGCTCCAAGCTCCCACTGACCCCTGGAAATGTGCAGGGTATCTCTGTTGCTGCCTTTTTACTGCAGATGGATGATGTTTTTGGCCGCTGCCAGATCTACATGACTGAAAAGATGGATGCCTCAAACTGCCTGGGAATCTATTACTATGCCCGGGACTTGGGAGCTGAGGACTTGGCTGATCAGGCTCAGCGCTACCTCCGGCAACACTTCACTGAGGTCTGTTTGAGCGAAGAAGTTTTGGAGCTGGAGCCCCATCAGCTAGGAGCCCTGCTGGCTTCAGACGACCTGAATGTAACCCGGGAGGAGACCATTCTTGACATGGTGATGCGATGGGTGAGACACTGCTCTATTGGTCCAGGGCTGGAGGAAGAAAACCGTGCCCGGCATCTGCCTGAGCTCCTGAAGAAGGTACGTCTTCCACTGATTAGTGAAAGTTACCTCAAAGAGACCCTGAAACGCAACACAGCAGTGCTGGCGGATGCAGAGTGTGTACAGATGATGGAGGATGCGATGGAAGCGGCAGGTATGCCCGCAGATGCTCCACCCCGTCGACTGAAGCTACGCTATGGCATGGAGACCACTGACCTGCTACTTTGCATCGGCAATGACAGCGGGGGGATACGGTCACGCTACAGTAGTTATTCGGACCGCAGCTTCTGCTACGCCCCCAACACTGGTCGCATGTTTTACATCACCTCCCCTCGCTATGGTGATGCCCTTGGATATGTTTGCGCTGGTGTTGTCACTGAAGGGAATGACATCATCGTGGCAGGAGAGTTAGGAGCAAGAAGGATGGCAAGACAGAAGGAAAGGAATGTTGAAATTTTCAA GTATAATCAGGAAGCACAGGGAAGCTGGAAGCACTTGAGTTCAGCAGAATATCGAGATTCATATGCACTGAGTTCCCTGAGTGACAACCTGTACCTAATCGGAGGTCAGATGAAGCTGAAGAACCAGTACCTTATCACCAACAGTGTTGACCGCTGGTCCTTACAAGGCGGGCCTTGGCGCAGCGCAGCCCCTCTGCCTATGCCTTTGGCCTATCACAGTGTAGTCAGGATGAAAAACTGCCTCTATGTGCTTGGGGGGCGGACACCACAG ACATACCGCACAGATGAGGAGCCTGACCGTATGAGCAACCGTCTGCTGGAGTATGAACCAGAGACCAACAAGTGGAATGAGCTCTGTCCTATGAAATATTCCAAATATCGCTGTAGTGCCGTTGCACTCAATGGGGAAATCTATGTTATAG GCGGCATTGGGTGTGAGGGTGTGGATCGTGGGCAGTCACGCCGCTGTCTTGACGCAGTAGAGATCTATAACCCTGATGGAGATTTCTGGAGAGACGGCCCTCCCCTACCCTGGCCTCTTCTTTCCCTGCGAAGCAATGCCCCAAATGCTGGTGTTGTGGATGGAAAACTATATGTTTGTGGCTACTATAAAGGAGCAG ATCGCCATGATATTATCACCAAGGACATCCTGCAGCTGGACCCATTTGAGAATGAGTGGACTGTGGTGGTAAAACAGGCCATAATGCATGACAGTTATGACGTGTGTCTGGTGGCAAACCTTAACCCACGAGGACTCATGCCCCCTCCTGCTGACTTGGTGGATGAATAA